The DNA segment AGATGGACGTCAGCATGGGCGGCCGTGTGGCAGAGGAGATTATATTCGGCCATGAGTACATCACAACCGGTAAGAAAGAGTTCCTAAACgggtcaaaaaatgttttaacataagAGGTACAATGTGGGAAACTTTTGATTCTTTTACATGAAGAAGGTGGTTGAAAGGCTAGAATTTAAAAAGGCAACTTATCGACTGCATGAACTGTCCCCTGGGACAAGACACTCATTGAATTTTGACTGCAGGGACAGGTACTTTAATGAGTTCTGGGGACATTGTTTTGCACACCAAAAAGTCCCTGGTTGGGGGATAGTACTTTCTGAAAGTACTGGACATTTCAGTGTGAGGTTTGGAATTTTTTTGGtgtaataacataaataaagttatgcTTTGCTGTCGGCTTCCTGCCTCATTTaagaaaagacagaggaaaagagagagagattgcaGCAGCgagtggagagaaagagacagctCTGAGGTGTGAGAAAGCCAGTGAGTGGGagaaattaattgttattttctgATGGTTTTGCAACGGCTACATTCTACAGCACAATTAAATAATCATCAAACACTCAGCAGACGATTTACTGACCAGAcgctctttttttccccctgctctgcattttatttgtgaCGTCAACTAAAAGTAATACTCAGCAGCAGTAAACCTGAGAggatttttaacatgttttctggTGAAACtgagctgcaggctgcagagtgtgttcagtcctgcagtcagcagcagccCTCATCCTCTCACGCTGCTTTTTCATACGTTACTGGAATAATTTGCCTGATCATCAGGGGTCTTTGAACCACAGTTGAAATGCAGATAACAGTGGGCTGAGCGAACCTTTTAGCTCCTCGAAAAGCATTTACTGGGTGAAAAAGTCCCTTAAACTTTGAGTTGAAATGCGTCTCATGTTGGATCTGTTTTTCCAGGTGCATCAAGCGACTTTGACAGCGCCACAAAGATCGCTAAGATGATGGTGACCAGATATGGAATGTGTGAAAAGGTAGGATAACTTGAGAAGGACTTTAAAAGCTGTTAATATTCGTACTGCACATGCATCACAGTCTACAGCCTTGCCATAATTGTGCGTGCATTTATTAGTTTCCTCTTGTTGTCCCCTCAGCTGGGTGTGATGACTTACACCGACATGACGGCCCAGAGCCCAGAGACACAAGCAGCTGTGGAGCAGGAAGTCAGGATCTTATTAAAGgtctgtgtggtgtttttttaggacagcagaacaaaacacaactcCAAGCAGCTCTTGTTAAACCTATTTTATAACCATCTTTTCTCTTACCCTCTCCAGGAGTCTTACGAGCGAGCCAAAGCTCTGCTGAAGTCTCACACCAAAGAGCACAAAAACCTGGCAGACGCTCTGCTCATGTACGAGACTCTGGACGCCAAAGAGATCCAGCTGGTCCTGGAGGGCAAGACGCTGGAGACCAGATGAAACGTGACAGGAGGGCAACAATCAGGAGGTATTGACGGGCTGGGGGAGGGATTTGAAGAAGCTCAGGGGTCGTGAAGGAGGGATGGACTCAGATCGTGAGCAGTTAATCAGAGTAAGAAGTCTCTTAACAAATGCTCATGTGGGACTGTGTCACGTCGTCATGGTGTCACCTTCCTGTAATCTCACCAGTATTCCCAGATTGGTAGTTTTTCGTTTCGTGTCGCACTTAAACGTGACTTTCTTGTGTTCAGAGGTAATGTTGCACAGATTCACTATGTGATGAAATTTAAAGGATGCTGCTCAGGTCACTTTATAAGTTGGTGAGAGGAAATAAcacatgaatgtaaaaaagCATCGATGTAggatttctttataaaaacaaatggagttgaaatttggtcaaattttgtTCAACAAAGTCTGTTTAGATTCCTGTTTTGTCAGTGGGAGCAGCATCTTTAACCCAAAGAGCCTCTGTTTAATCACTGCACCCAACAGACTTCACCTAAATCTCATCTCCTGCCCCTCTGCATTATGTCCCTGTTACTTTTCTTAAGGTGGCCTTTTGGGGAATGTActgtacatgtattttttttctttccttttggaGAAGGAAGTGTATAAAGTTAAACTATAACGTCTCCGCACTTTGGGTAAGTGTTCAAAAAGCACTTGTGCACTCTTCGTGTAATTTATTTCGTTTATGCTGCGTGTACAGATCAATCAAAAGCTGCTGCTCAGCCTCAAACAGCATGCAACAAATAAAAGCCGCGTGTGTGTCGTGATAGATCATTGggatctttgttttttaagttgtaatgTTGGCCTAAATTATTTAGAGACTTagaagattattattttttcttgtaagtACAAATTTGTGGATTAAAGACTCTTTAGATTATTCGGACAAACAACAAGGCCAGTTATCAGTTATTGTCCTGTGGCGTCTCCTTTTGTCGTTACTTGAAACAGAGATTTCTGACAGCTGTATGTTTCTGTTTCAGCGCATTTTGCACAGTGCAGTGGAAGAAAGATGCCAGTGTTTATACAGGAAGTTAAGATGTCAGCTCTAAACTGATATCTTTggcatgaaataaaacattttttcaacacagattTAAGTTAGAAACTTGCAGAGACATGCCtctgttaaaatgtttccagTTTCTAAGTGAATATtacagcagcagtgtttgtaGTCCgtattttagctttttgaacatttaattaaaagtatATCTCCTGTCAAAAGTACCACCAATGTATGTTGTAATTCATAGTGTTcccttttctgttgtttttttcctctatttcaGACACTATTTCTTCTGTTAATTGGCCTTTTATCCATGGTAAGCTGTACATATATGATGTGGGTGTAATGGGAACGTTGTATATAGATGTATAGTTACGCTTTTATGCTGAGATGACATTGAATGGCTCTCTGCTGTTGATTGACAAAGTCTCTCAACAATGTGACAGCAAATGATTGATGAATGTTTGTGCAGCCAAGatgaataaaatcaaaccaaaactaGATTTTTTTGGGTGTCTGGAATCTGAGAAGGAGTTTCCTTCAAATTTGTCTTTATGTAACTATAAAATGCACACAACTTTATTACACATTAGATACAATGCACaggattcaaatgtttaaacaagACTGaataaatctcaaaataagtCAAGCTAAAATTAAAACGTTTATGTATCCTAGCATATGCTGACCTCTGCActtatttggtcaaaataacGATTAACAAAAaggattatttttacattttatttatttttatacccTGATGGAGCCCTCTGTGTAATTATTCTCTTGtcagtttacatttttgcttcCAACTGTGTCAGCGCTGTAATTTGATTGGTTCAATATCtgaattttcaaaaattaagaaTCAAAAGCGTGTGAAATGCGCTTAACGGTCTCTGAAGGTTTAGGCAGATGACTGACAGTAcataacaaaagacaaaatattaaaaaacaaaaaaaaatgggcaaagcTGGCATGATGTTACTTACTGGCATTTTAACAGtttacaaaaatatctttaGAAAATAACTGTTCCACTGAAAACGGTAGATTattcacagcagctgctgtgtcattttaaatgatatttcttttaagaaaaagtgtgaaatattCAAATTTCAGTTTGGTTTTCAAAACTTCATTCACAAACTGTAGCTACAGTCCCACTTTACCACCACTTCCCGCAGGCCCCAAACAGAGTCAGAAACACTGGGATGAACACTAACCCGTGGAGCAGCCCAAATGCAATCACAAGAAACACGATCTTGAAGAACGTCCTGAAGATGTAACTCCCGGACACGGACAGCACCACCACTCCTAAAATAGTGGACATCGCTCCTTGAAATATCGGATAACCTAAACGTGCCAAAGCATCCGCAGCTTTCTCATTGACGTCACTCTTTGAGCTGGAAACAAAAGCATAAGAAATATGTGATGAAAAGTCGACAGAAAACCCGATGCACATGACGAGGTTGATCATGGAGATCGAGTCCAGGTTTACACCCCACAGCGCCATGAACCCCGTCACTCCGACGATGACCGAAACAACTGCGAACGCCACCCACAGGGAGCAAAGAGGATTGGGTATGAGGATGAGCGAGACGACCAGCATCACGACCACAGCCACCAGGATGGTCTGAATGGTGTTGTCCTGGATGACGGTATACTGGTCGAAGTAGATGAAAGCAGGGTGGTACACCAGGAGCTCTACTGGGCACTCTTCAGCTATCCTCCTGAGTCTTATCATCATGTCTTTCGTTGAGGTTTTGTTCAGCGTCTGAATGAAAAACCGAGAAGCCTGAATCTTTTTGTCTGCGGTGAAGTTGATATCTTGTCTAAACACGGATTTGAGTTCTAAGAAACGGGTCAGATGTGTTTGGAAAGCCTCCTGAGAACTTATATTTAGATTGGTTGCGTTTGCAAActctttaaaagaaagaaaccaagcAAAAGTGCTGTTGACAAAGCTCAAATTCTCAAAATCCGAAATGCACAGATTCTTCAGTTCGTCCTCATCCCAGTACGCAAACGGCTGCTTCACTGCTACCATCACATTAAGGCTGTACTCAGAGAAGTGATCCTCTTGATTGTTGTAGTAATTGACGATGTAGGAATCGTCCAAAGCTAGATTCCTTCTGTCAAGTCCCTCCTGTAAGATACAGCAACCATAGATGCTAACAGCCAGATAGCATGCATAAATGAAGAATACACATGCTTTAATCCATTTGTGAGTTAGAAACGGACCATAGAAGCACTCAAACATCTGGCTCGTGGGCCCTGTTTCTTCCCTCTCGGTGATCCGATCGTATCTCCCTCCAACGCAACACACACCGAAGGCGTTTGAACTCCCGGAGGGTAAATCTTCTGGGATTTTGGCACGGGTGAACCAGTGTTTGTTCTCTGCCTCCCTCCGTCCGTTCAAAGCCATAAACGCCCCCAAGAATGTGATGGCGTACAGGTAGCAGAAGCAGATAGAAATCCCGGCGTACAGGCAGAAGGACCGGACGGAGCCGAAGGGCGAGCTGCAGCCCAGGAAGAGCGCCAGAGCGTCGGTCAGGGTGGTGATGGAGATGGAGACGGCAGCATCTTTGTAGGTCTCAGCCAGCCGGTCGGGGACGCTGTCCAGGACGCGGGTCCTCTGCCAGCTAGAGATCATGATGAACATATCATCGAGTCCAATACCTTTCgaataaaagtcagaaaaaaggAGAGTTTAAAATGCGACTCTCACTGTTTGTTGTGCAACATTAACTGAGATTGGTCCTCGAGACTttctttttgacaaaatatttgcctagatttactttaaaaaatgttttatccccctgtttttgaaagtgtTAGCTCTTTAACAAATGATGTGTTGACtactttgcattttcaggctATAGACTATTGTCCGGGgataatttcacttttgttcCAGGCAGCCATTTGATTCTAATATTTCTGTTCATCATGACAATCAATAGATTAATTTGGGCCTGAGGAACTTTCTTAGCTTTAAaaacccattttaaaaaaaattgtttgcaCTGCAAGAACTAGGAACATTtatagattatttatttatttattctattattttaacttatatttatttgtttatttttttatttttcctttttttaagtattattgttttattaactaTTATGTATCTGCAATATTATTTGCATATTGTATATATCCCTCTTATCATTATCCATATCCTACATATTCCTGTTATTTGCtccatcttttctctcttctttctcagCTGTAGACATGCATGCaccaaaacacataaacacgAATAACCTCAATTACCACCCATAGCACAGTAAAATAACCAGTTTGCATATCAACAACAGTATTAATACCAGACTGTGAGATTTGAACATGGCTTATGAAATTACATCTGGtctaaaaaatgattgaaatgtaTTCTGTAATATTGCAACTTGGTGCTGGAAAGtagaaatatcaaaatatgtaattttctttttaaatcaaaaatttgCAGTGTCATTGCAATGcaggtattattattttagattaataaaaagtcatgttttttgagtactttctaattttattcttttatttattcttggACAGTACTGCATCGCATACATTACaattattatgaatttttaaCACAACCTACCTAATATCATGAAAGGACAGGAGGCAACAGTCATGACAAAAGGTTGATCCAACAACAACAGCGCACCAAAACCACTCAGGACTGCCAGACCTGTGGAGAGCACCCCACAGGCCGCCACCCACACCTTCGTCCTCACATTATCCAACCTGAGAGAAAATCAGAGATGTAAAAGAGCCAAACATCCCAAATTCATCACAAATGATGTTCAGACTTTTCTTCACCAACCTCCAACAAGACATGATGGAGAATGTGATGGCGATGGCATAGGTGATGGAGAATAAATAGATGACGGAGGCTGGAGACTTTTTAAATTCCCACTGCATTGACATGGAGGTGGAGAATGACACCTGGAAAGATTATTAGTACATTTAACGGGGGATATTCGGGGGATATTTTGGtagaaattaaatgtaatacaagtatgttttctttggtttataatcacctgaaaagaaGTGGTTGTGTTTTCGTAACCTTAGAGTGAGCTGTgtatatctacacagggagcaCATCCTCATTTACGGAGTCCAACatgtttctacatgaaactaGAATGGTTAAACCAAACACTACCTCTAGATAAGGGAATTATTGTTTTCGTATTGGCCGCAATAGTTTGCAGACAAACAGCATtgagaaaacactgatttttaacgtgaaacCGCTTTGTTCAgtattttcaacagttttaactgccaggtccatttgttttagagaggaagagtcTTTTGCGGATCATTTGGCTCCTGGAAAAAACCTCCTAAATGTCTGGATGAGAAATAAGTTGAGCATgcattagcaggtgctaggctagCATCCTTCATGTGACTTGCCAAACAGcataggagaaacactgatttaaacgtgtaactgctttattcagctTTTTAACCTGTTTCGatcacctggtttgtttgttttggagaggaagaggctgTGGCAGAGAATTCAGCTACTGGAAAAACTTTCTGAAAGTCTGGATCTTAAcgttatcagagaaaaatggtgaacacacattagcaggtgctgggttCACGCTTCATGCTGTTACAagccaaacagcagcaaaaaaaatctgatttgtaacattaaacaGCTTCATTCTTGTGATTTCACTGATTTTAATCACCTCAACAGTTTGCTCTGGAGACCTCTGCTGATATTTCAGCCACCGATAAAATCcacctgaacatctggatcagaaataacGTGAGCACACATGAGCAGGCGCTGGGCTAGCATTCCCTCTATGACAGACCAAACTGCATAGaagaaacattgttttttaatgggaatctgctttattctgtgtttttagcaatttttattACAACGTCCATTTATTTTAGAGAGGACGAGACCtatgtggataattcggcttcCTGGTacaaacctcctgaacaattaacactgaagagatctaaccaggagaagttacAGCTGTAATCTACAATCCCCCAAATCTTACACAGTGCtcctttaataaaacaaaagcagatcatttaaaaaatatatttaagttcTGCTTACCTGGACAGAAGTTGACGATATGTTTGAGACCAAATTAATGAAGCTTTCCAACCAAACAtcagtctttgttttgttttcctcacgTAAATAGTAACGGAGCTGAATGGCTCTCGCACTTTCAACATTTGAGCTCTCTTTGCACAGTTTAACACTCCCCAGACTTAGATATAAAGGGAAcctcctaaaatcagagaagtACCACGGATATGTCAAATTCACTGTGTCTATATTGTTGCTTTTGTGTTCAATAATGTCTAAAATGTCGTTGGAGGTGCAGGATCCCATCGcttcagcacaaacatccacatacCCGAATGACTGGCTGTCAAACTGCACGACCATGCTCCTCACTTTATAGTCCAAGTCTAGGATGTCCCGGAGTGACTCCACAGTCAGAATATTTTTGTCACTCGTAGCTATGAGAGCTGCATAATTCCCATCCGTACTCAGTCTTAACCGTGAAAACATGGAATCGTTTCCTGGAAACGTCTCTTGGATGTATTTCCTCTCCAGTTTGGCTCGTCCATCGACAGGTGTGAACTGCTCTTCGATGTCGTTTGACATTCTGTCCTCCAGAAGATAAAATCCACTCCCAAGACTTGCAGAGAGAATAAGGGGGGCGATTAAGAACCACCAAGGATGAGATGCGATGAAATGACCCATCATCTCAAAACAGATGCGCAGGGGTTTCTCTATGCAGTCTGAGTGGAATCTGGCCATAGCTGAGAAAACCTGCTCCTTGAAAATCTGGATTTCTGTTTGGTTTTCAGCCAAAAAGCTACTTTAAGGAATATAAAAGAGCTTTTCTCTGCCGTGTCAACATTAGAGAGAGCTGTGAGTGTTCAGAAGCAGCTGTATTTATTGTGCTGCAGCTCCTTCATGAGATGAGATTTGCATAATAACAGGGTCGCCGGCTCTGTAATGAACAGAAGCTGATGAGGTTTGAAGAAAGACTCAGTCAAAGAGCCCATTGAAGACCAGTTGGTGTATTGCGGCTCGCTGGTTCCGTTTCAGTGCTCACTGTCAGTGGTTTCCAGTTGCTTAACCCCCAGGTGATTCCTTCTGATGGCTGAGGTAACAGAAAACTTTGgggccttttttaaaagattggTGAAATGTAGCAACACAGAACAAAGATGCATTAAGGAtctttgtttagtttgttttctgCCTGCCCACCGACTTCCTCTGAATCCCTCATCCAGTTTTGCTTCAGGCTGAAGTGGACAGCTAGGATAAGAATATGCAGctgtttaaaatacatgtacaaCCCATGAACACAGTGTCACATTTTGTGATGTACTTTCAGAAGTCAGtggtcaaaaacacagacatgtgaaaaggctttttttaagtGTCACAAAAACCCTGATAAATCcataataatgacataaatataatatttaaaagataatttacAATGTATCCACCAAATAGATAAAACGATATCTGAAAGATTCctataaaaaaacagtgtgcaaATATTATAAGCAGAccagaaaatgaatgaacaggtgaatacataaataaaaaatgagaagaaaataaacagatgtacagacgcacactattttatgttatgttatgttatgttatgttattttatttaatttaatttaatttaattttattttatgtaatgttatgttatgttatgttatgttatgttatgttattttattttattttattttattttattctattttgtgttattttattttattttatgttatgttatgttatgttatgttatgttatgttatgttatgttatgttatgttatgtttattttttttatatt comes from the Plectropomus leopardus isolate mb chromosome 12, YSFRI_Pleo_2.0, whole genome shotgun sequence genome and includes:
- the LOC121951190 gene encoding patched domain-containing protein 3, coding for MARFHSDCIEKPLRICFEMMGHFIASHPWWFLIAPLILSASLGSGFYLLEDRMSNDIEEQFTPVDGRAKLERKYIQETFPGNDSMFSRLRLSTDGNYAALIATSDKNILTVESLRDILDLDYKVRSMVVQFDSQSFGYVDVCAEAMGSCTSNDILDIIEHKSNNIDTVNLTYPWYFSDFRRFPLYLSLGSVKLCKESSNVESARAIQLRYYLREENKTKTDVWLESFINLVSNISSTSVQVSFSTSMSMQWEFKKSPASVIYLFSITYAIAITFSIMSCWRLDNVRTKVWVAACGVLSTGLAVLSGFGALLLLDQPFVMTVASCPFMILGIGLDDMFIMISSWQRTRVLDSVPDRLAETYKDAAVSISITTLTDALALFLGCSSPFGSVRSFCLYAGISICFCYLYAITFLGAFMALNGRREAENKHWFTRAKIPEDLPSGSSNAFGVCCVGGRYDRITEREETGPTSQMFECFYGPFLTHKWIKACVFFIYACYLAVSIYGCCILQEGLDRRNLALDDSYIVNYYNNQEDHFSEYSLNVMVAVKQPFAYWDEDELKNLCISDFENLSFVNSTFAWFLSFKEFANATNLNISSQEAFQTHLTRFLELKSVFRQDINFTADKKIQASRFFIQTLNKTSTKDMMIRLRRIAEECPVELLVYHPAFIYFDQYTVIQDNTIQTILVAVVVMLVVSLILIPNPLCSLWVAFAVVSVIVGVTGFMALWGVNLDSISMINLVMCIGFSVDFSSHISYAFVSSSKSDVNEKAADALARLGYPIFQGAMSTILGVVVLSVSGSYIFRTFFKIVFLVIAFGLLHGLVFIPVFLTLFGACGKWW